A stretch of Arachis hypogaea cultivar Tifrunner chromosome 15, arahy.Tifrunner.gnm2.J5K5, whole genome shotgun sequence DNA encodes these proteins:
- the LOC112750816 gene encoding uncharacterized protein has product MRKQEEEIEEYSLVCPSFSTYSSHKLAHIADQVTREHYSPPQNDTDLFPNDNHQDHLQNDDTNFEFIAFRKAADGVFFDRFNGPVFPVFNQDLAGTPPECGGGANGDEDGEGDRNSGAEDIRFSMEELLIGEEAENRRSNRDPPSSLSSSEVDDDLDGIPPGTYCVWTPNPVQASPSRCKKSNSTGSSSSSSSPAKRWKILDFLRRSKSDGKNTLVFLTPSASPSFSSSGFGSSKKEQKEKKEKKKKVEKKEANVKPKEECSGGSRNNESGGGGVAGKRSPAAVSAHEALYVRNREMRRVDKRRSYLPYRQDLVGFCATLNGMGRTFPSF; this is encoded by the coding sequence ATGCggaaacaagaagaagaaatcgaGGAGTACTCTCTTGTGTGCCCAAGCTTCAGCACTTACTCTTCTCACAAACTCGCACACATAGCTGATCAAGTTACACGAGAGCACTACTCTCCTCCTCAAAACGACACCGATCTTTTCCCAAACGACAACCACCAAGACCATCTCCAAAACGACGACACCAATTTCGAGTTCATAGCGTTTCGAAAGGCCGCTGACGGCGTTTTCTTTGATCGCTTCAACGGTCCTGTTTTCCCGGTCTTCAACCAAGATCTCGCTGGAACTCCGCCGGAATGCGGCGGAGGAGCTAACGGCGACGAAGACGGCGAAGGTGATAGGAATTCTGGCGCGGAAGATATTCGATTTTCGATGGAGGAGTTGTTGATAGGCGAAGAGGCGGAGAATCGCCGGAGCAACCGCGATCCTCCGTCGTCGTTGTCTTCGTCGGAGGTGGACGACGATCTGGACGGAATTCCACCGGGAACGTACTGCGTGTGGACTCCGAATCCGGTACAGGCATCGCCGAGCAGATGCAAGAAGAGCAATTCGACAGGAtcttcgtcgtcgtcgtcgtcgccgGCTAAGAGGTGGAAGATTCTAGATTTTCTCCGGCGGAGCAAAAGCGACGGAAAGAACACATTGGTTTTCTTGACGCCGTCGGCATCGCCGTCATTCTCTTCGTCAGGGTTTGGTTCGTCCAAGAAGGAgcaaaaggagaagaaagaaaagaagaagaaagtagagaAGAAAGAAGCCAATGTGAAACCGAAAGAGGAGTGCAGCGGTGGAAGTCGCAACAATGAGAGCGGCGGCGGCGGAGTCGCCGGGAAAAGGTCGCCGGCGGCAGTGTCGGCACATGAGGCGTTGTATGTGAGGAACAGAGAGATGAGGAGAGTGGATAAGAGGAGGTCATATTTGCCGTACAGGCAAGACTTGGTTGGGTTCTGTGCTACTCTCAACGGCATGGGAAGGACCTTCCCTTCATTTTGA
- the LOC112748983 gene encoding uncharacterized protein: protein MNLEGVGDEVRCRAFPVTLARPAIRWFNALPQGFITTFADISRSFLAQFTTRIAKAKHPINLLGVTQRNGEPTRKYLDRFNDECLEIDGLTDSVASLCLTNGLLNGDLQKHLTTKPIWTMQEIQNVAREYINDEEVSQVVAANKR, encoded by the coding sequence atgaacctggaaggggTAGGCGACGAAGTAAGATGCCGGGCTTTCCCGGTAACCTTAGCCAGGCCGGCGATTCGCTGGTTTAATGCCCTTCCCCAAGGCTTCATAACCACGTTTGCCGACATCAGTCGTTCTTTCTTGGCACAGTTCACCACGCGCATCGCCAAAGCAAAACACCCGATTAACCTGCTAGGGGTGACGCAGCGAAACGGCGAGCCGACCAGAAAATACCTGGACAGATTCAACGATGAGTGCCTCGAGATAGATGGCTTAACTGATTCGGTGGCCAGCTTGTGCTTGACCAACGGTTTGCTAAATGGGGATTTACAaaaacacctcaccaccaagcCCATCTGGACAATGCAGGAAATCCAAAACGTAGCCAGGGAATACATTAATGATGAAGAGGTAAGTCAGGTCGTGGCAGCTAATAAACGATAG
- the LOC140179343 gene encoding uncharacterized protein — protein sequence MSSGPAPTSRRLPSISFSSEDQWFDEVAESPPMVITARVSTGLVKRILVDTGADSNIMFRNVFDALGLRDADLRGHQHGMVGLGDNFIKPDGVISLPVSIGGGRGKRSLMAEFVVLRDSTAYNLILGRKTINEFGAVISTKLLLMKFVADDGSVKTIRGELETAVACDNASLSLRKKSKEASGVFLADLDARVDDKPRSEPEGDLEKFRVGDSDEKFTFVNRNLPHDLKEPLIEMIKANSDLFAWTPADMPGIDPQFMSHHLAVRPEAKPVAQRRRKMSQERAKEVAK from the coding sequence ATGTCCTCTGGCCCCGCGCCGACCTCTCGGAGGTTACCCTCGATATCTTTCAGCTCCGAGGATCAATGGTTCGATGAGGTTGCGGAGAGCCCACCGATGGTGATCACGGCCAGGGTGAGCACCGGCCTAGTAAAGCGGATCTTGGTGGACACAGGAGCTGATTCCAATATCATGTTTCGCAATGTATTTGATGCCCTGGGCCTACGAGACGCCGACCTCAGAGGTCACCAGCACGGCATGGTAGGCCTAGGTGATAACTTCATCAAGCCAGACGGCGTAATTTCCCTCCCGGTTTCCATAGGCGGAGGCAGGGGAAAGAGGTCGCTAATGGCGGAGTTCGTGGTCTTAAGAGACTCGACGGCCTACAACCTCATCCTGGGGAGGAAGACCATCAACGAATTTGGAGCGGTGATCTCCACCAAGCTATTACTAATGAAGTTTGTTGCTGATGATGGATCAGTTAAGACCATCAGGGGAGAGCTAGAGACGGCAGTCGCATGCGACAACGCCAGCCTCTCCTTGAGAAAGAAATCTAAAGAAGCATCTGGTGTCTTTCTTGCCGACCTAGACGCCAGGGTTGATGACAAACCCAGGTCGGAACCAGAGGGAGACCTCGAAAAGTTCAGGGTCGGCGATTCAGATGAGAAGTTTACCTTTGTAAATAGGAATCTGCCCCATGACCTGAAAGAACCCCTCATAGAGATGATCAAAGCCAACAGCGACTTGTTTGCCTGGACGCCGGCTGACATGCCGGGTATAGACCCCCAATTCATGTCACACCATCTGGCCGTGAGACCGGAGGCAAAGCCAGTGGCCCAAAGGAGGAGAAAAATGTCCCAAGAAAGGGCGAAAGAGGTGGCCAAATAG